The genome window TAGAGGTTGGAGAACGAAATATATGGCTGAAGTGAAACAAGAAATTAAGCCCAATAAAAAGGGGAAGAAAGATTATGAAAGTTTACTTATTGAAAAAGAAAAGAGAATCCAGCAATTAGAAGCTGAGAATTTAATTTTAAAAAAGTCAATAGGCATTTTCACAAGAGACCCACAACAAAAATAGATAAGTATCAATTCATTAAAGATAACGTATTATATTTTAAAGTGGTGAAAATGTGCAAGACTTTAGAAGTCTCTAGGTCTGGTTATTACAACTGGAAGAATAGAAGATTAAGTAAACGAAAAGTATTTAATATGCTATTGCTATCTGAGATAAAACGTATCCACATAGAATCAGAAGAAATATATGGTAGCCCAAAAATCTATGAAACATTGATTACAGAGGGATACTTATGTAATAGAAAACTTGTAGAAAGATTAATGAAATTAGCGAAAATTCGCAGTAAAATCAAGAAAAAGTTTAGAGTCGTAACAACGAACTCAAAACATTCTAATGAGATTTCTCCAAACATATTAAATCGAAAATTTAATGCTTCAAAACCTGGAGAAGTATGGTGTTCAGATATCACCTATATAGAAGTAAAATCTCGTTGGTTTTATTTAACTACGATAATCGATTTGTTTAATCGAGAAATAGTTGGTTGGGATCTAAGCGAAAGCCTAGAATCTAATTCACTAATAACCTGCTTTGATAATGCTTTCAATTTACACAAACCAGAGCCAGGTTGTATATTCCATTCTGACCGTGGCATACAGTTTGCATCTAGGGAGTTTCGAAGAAAATTACAGGAAAGTGAAATGAAGCAAAGTATGAGTAGAAAAGGCGATTGTTGGGACAATGCTGTAGCTGAATCCTTTTTTAAAATATTAAAGTCTGAATTGATAAGGCATGTAAGGTATGATGATATGAAACAAGCAAAACAAAGTTTATTCGAATATATTGAAATATTTTACAATAGGAAAAGAATTCATTCTACTTTAGGCTTTACTTCACCTAGCGAATTCAAAAAACTATATAAAATGCGAACTGCCTAATTTACTGTCCGAAAAAAAGGGGGAGTACCAATTCTTCGTGCCTACCTTCGTGCCGTCCGGTGGCCAGTTTGGAATACCAAAGCTGTCACGAAGGCAGGCACTTTTCTCGGGTTTAAGAGATTTTCTCTAAATTTATGCTTTTTTGATTTGAAACTATTTTCCAGTATTTTTTTGATTTTGGTCATAGTTTCGAATTTCGAAGACTACCACATGATTGAATTATAACTTGACAATACGAATCTGATTGAAATATTTAAGCTATGGTTAACTACAAAGATAGAATTACTTTTAATAATGCAGTTAGAACTGGGAAACCTTGTATTCGAAATTTAAGAGTAACTGTCTATGATATTTTAGGTTATTTAGCGTCAGGTATGACTAATTCTGATATACTTAGAGATTTTCCATATTTAGAAGAGGATGATATATTCGCTGCTCTAGCTTATGCTGCCGATTTTGAAAAATCGATATTGATTGCATAACGAATGTTGCTTTTTGATGCAAACCTTTCTCCTCGATTAATCCTGGAATTAAATAAGGATTTTCCAGATTCGCAACATGTAATTTCAATTGGACTAGAAAAGCATGATGTATCGATTCGAGAATATGCTAAATCGAACAAACTAACAATAATTTCAAAAGACCAAGATTTCTTTCAATTATATTTAGAATTTGGACACCCACCTAAATTCATTTGGATAAAACGAGGAAATTGTCAAACCAAAGAAATTCTTGAACTTTTGATAATCAATAAAACATTGATTCATAATTTTTTATTAGATCAAGATATTGGTTTGTTAATTTTAAAATAATTTACTCATCTTACCTCCTTTCCTCAGAATTGGAGATCATAACTAAACTATTGAAGTGCATTATACTGGTTCAATAGGAAATAATATATTGACTCATAAAAATTCTTTGATTTTCATCAATGTTCTTAACTTCTAAGTACCGTCCTTGCTCTCGACACAATAGACTTCGGAAAAGATTCACCACCAAAGCACCCTTTCCTACGGAAAGAAATGCTGGACAGGCAAAGATCACAATGGAGAGCACGAAGCACGCAAAGGTAATTAGAGAACTTAGATAAATACAACTGCAGCAAAACTCAAGTCAACACAACCAACATTCAAATCGAACATCAATCTCCGTGTCTCTGTTTACCCATCACCACTTTCACAAAGAAATGGTGATGTGGTGTGAAAACTCTTCCTATTCTTTAACAATAACATTATTTATAGAAAATAAAACAGTTCACACAAAGCCACAGAGTTCACAAAGAAGAGAAAAACTCAAATCAACACAAGGACGAAAATGGATGTCTCAATCATGTAATTATTTTAAAACTATTATTAGTGACAGAAAATATAACATTTATTAGTATAGAATAGATGTTTGATTATTTTACTAGTAGTGGAAGATTTCAAGATGATGAGACAGCTAGCAAATTCTTTAAATTGATGAATATAAAAACCGTTATTACAACAGCAATTATTTCAATCTATATACTATTAATAATTGGCTGCGGTGGAATAAATGGAAATGATACTGTGGATTTAAAAGATTTTAAGGATGACAGGGATAATGCATTGCAATTAACAATAATACGCTGTCTGCGGATTGAACCTGAAAAAGAAGATACTTCTGTAAATATTTTAATTTTTCTTCCGACTGCATTGGGCAACTCGACTCAAGAGCTCGACAAAAGCATCGGCTATAAATACATCACGTCAAAAGATCGAGACTATTGTATTAATTCAATATTAACGATTCCTTGTGATGAAAATTTATTCTTGTCGATTATAATTGTTTTGGATCAATTATGTCAACCGAAGAGAGCTTCGATATGGCAAAACCAACACTTCGGGGAGGGTGAAATGGAGTTTTCCTGAAGGGGGTCCTGAATTTTAATTAAATCAAAAAAAATTGCAATTAATTATAAGGAATTGAAATTCATTTCGAGGAAGCATTAATTTCGAATATAAAAATAATTTTAATTTAAATAGAAATAATTAGAGTTTTTTATACTGAAGTTATATCAACATCAAAAATACTAGCGACCAATATTTCTTTATGTTTGAATTATTGGTCTAATTAAATTCTCATCTGTCATTAAAAATGATCAATGGATCTCAATCTTTAATTCCCATTAATTATTATCGGTTTCAAAAAGCAGTAATAGCATCGTGAACCAACCAGCTAACCAAGTGAGAAAGTGAGCGAAACCAATCTGTAACAAAGAATCTACTCTAGCATTTAGCTCTGTGATTTTTGGCAAATTGTCCTCAAGCCCAAAAACGACCGTAACATAATAAATACTTAGAGCAAATACACCAATTGCAATAAGATAGGTTCTCCAATTTCTCATAAAAATAACTCGATACAGTGAACTAGCCACAAGACTAAGTAGTGTTCCTGTCACGATATAAGGTACAAATGAAGTTCGAACATAGAAATAGTATTGAGTTGCAAGTCTCTCCATATCCTCCGAATTTGGATTTTTATACATTGCGAAATCGAAAACCAAGCTAACGGACATTAACCCAATTACGATCCCGGAGAGACCGAGAAGAAATTGTCTTATATAAATATTTCTTGTCATTTATATTCCCTTATATTATTTTCTTAGATCTACCAAAATATTCTAATGAAATGAATACAATTTAAATAAATCAAACTCATTAGAGTGAACAATTAACTAGATACTAATTAAGTTTTAAATTTCAAACAATATAAAAATCCAGTCAAGAATTTTTTGAAAAAATATTTAAAATAAACCAATTATGCGATAATTTATCAACTAAGTTAAAACGTTTAATTTAAATTAGGCATATTTACATTGCTGCATCACAATTCCATTCTGAAAAGATTTACCATCACATCACCCTATCCTACGGAAAGAAGAGCTGGACAGACAAAGATCACAATGGAGAGCACGAATACAGAATAAAACAATAAAAAAATATTTCATGCGACATCCAAGTCGAACACAGTCCTTCGTGAACTCCTTGTGCTCTTAGAGAACTTTGTGGTAAAAGTCTTCGTGCTTCCCTTCGTTTCGTCCAGTGTCCAGTTTGGAATGTCTACCCACCACCAGGGGGTTGGGCTGGTGATGGGCCAAAATCGTAAAAAATAAAATCTGACTATCCATTTGGTGAACTCTTCTTTCAATTTATCCTTATTGGCTAAGTGCTTTTAATCCCTGATCAATATTTATTTGTGGGCTGTAATTCAATTCCAACCTTGCCTTATCAATACGAATGGTGCAATGTGCTGACATGATATTTGCCGCAAAACGGGTCAAAGGTGGCTCTTTTCGAATAAAAAATATTTTGTAAACTCCCTCAAGAAGAAATGCGAGAGTTCGCGCAAACCAACTAGGAATTGATTTGGAAGGAGGAACAATATTTCGTGTTGCAAGAAGTTTTGTCAAAAATTCTCTGAAACTTGTCTTTTCTCCATCGGTAATAAAATATACTTCACCTGGGCGTCCTGCAGTAAGAGCAAGCTTGACCGCATGAACAAAATTTTGAATATGAGTGGTTGAAGTTTCATATCTGCCTTCATCCATCCAAGCAAATTGCCCTTTATTTACCATCTCAACGAGCGCTGGCAAAACAGTTTGATCACCTGGTCCCCACACCAGTCGTGGTCTAAGAACAATTGTTTCGAATTTTCCTGTTTGATTTGCATCGCGAACAAGTTTTTCTGATTCCGCTTTAGACCAAGGGTATAAAAATTTATGTTTTTTGGGATAGTTATAAGTTTCATCAATATCTAACATATCCTGACCCGCAAATAATGCTGCCTCGCTAGAAATATGTATAAACCTTTTCACACCAGCTTCTTTGGCGACCTTTAGTAATTGAGCTGTTCCATCTATGGTTATCTTGCGGTATTCTTCCTTTTTTCCCCAAGGAGAAACAAATGCAGCGGAATGAATTATAACGTCGACACCGTGAAGATGTTCCGCCTTGACTTCTCCTAATTCAGATCGAATTGGTTCGGCTCCCAATTCTTTAATGGCTAAATCAGTTTTTTCGGATCTTGACATAGCAAGCAAATTGTGGTTTTCTCGCAACTTTGCAGCAATTGCACCTCCAATAAATCCAGATGCTCCTGTAATAAATATATTCATTCGCTTTTCTCCTTTCAATCACTAATAGAAATTGTCTTATTTTTGTCAATATCAT of Leptospira sp. GIMC2001 contains these proteins:
- a CDS encoding transposase, giving the protein MYQGPKDYPHEFKIQSLKRYLENGCRCNFTAKELGIPESTLRGWRTKYMAEVKQEIKPNKKGKKDYESLLIEKEKRIQQLEAENLILKKSIGIFTRDPQQK
- a CDS encoding IS3 family transposase, which codes for MKDNVLYFKVVKMCKTLEVSRSGYYNWKNRRLSKRKVFNMLLLSEIKRIHIESEEIYGSPKIYETLITEGYLCNRKLVERLMKLAKIRSKIKKKFRVVTTNSKHSNEISPNILNRKFNASKPGEVWCSDITYIEVKSRWFYLTTIIDLFNREIVGWDLSESLESNSLITCFDNAFNLHKPEPGCIFHSDRGIQFASREFRRKLQESEMKQSMSRKGDCWDNAVAESFFKILKSELIRHVRYDDMKQAKQSLFEYIEIFYNRKRIHSTLGFTSPSEFKKLYKMRTA
- a CDS encoding DUF433 domain-containing protein; this translates as MVNYKDRITFNNAVRTGKPCIRNLRVTVYDILGYLASGMTNSDILRDFPYLEEDDIFAALAYAADFEKSILIA
- a CDS encoding DUF5615 family PIN-like protein; translated protein: MLLFDANLSPRLILELNKDFPDSQHVISIGLEKHDVSIREYAKSNKLTIISKDQDFFQLYLEFGHPPKFIWIKRGNCQTKEILELLIINKTLIHNFLLDQDIGLLILK
- a CDS encoding NAD-dependent epimerase/dehydratase family protein; the protein is MNIFITGASGFIGGAIAAKLRENHNLLAMSRSEKTDLAIKELGAEPIRSELGEVKAEHLHGVDVIIHSAAFVSPWGKKEEYRKITIDGTAQLLKVAKEAGVKRFIHISSEAALFAGQDMLDIDETYNYPKKHKFLYPWSKAESEKLVRDANQTGKFETIVLRPRLVWGPGDQTVLPALVEMVNKGQFAWMDEGRYETSTTHIQNFVHAVKLALTAGRPGEVYFITDGEKTSFREFLTKLLATRNIVPPSKSIPSWFARTLAFLLEGVYKIFFIRKEPPLTRFAANIMSAHCTIRIDKARLELNYSPQINIDQGLKALSQ